Proteins co-encoded in one Actinomadura luteofluorescens genomic window:
- a CDS encoding DUF885 domain-containing protein, with protein MLDDVVTEYLKLGLRFGRLADGFVDSWYGDPELARRVDAEPRPDASGLAAQSARLLAALPDSGLAEPRRRFLSAQLAALNCAARRMAGEEIPFGDEVRTYFEVDIELGDPGRYAEIHEAIGALLPGPGDLCARTAAFYERNAVPPDRLARAVEAVSGELRAMTRTVFGLPEQESVEYVVVRDKPWNAYNRYLGGFRSRVELNAEAGRTIAALPLLAIHESYPGHHTEHCRKEAGLVDGAGHGEHLISLVNTPQCLMAEGTAEMADAAVPGPGWGRWTADVLAGAGVRVEGELVEEVLRLIRLLMPARQDAAVMLHDRGADPDEVTDYLERWLLVPPDHARRMTRFLTDPLWRAYSVTYIEGPRLVGAWLDAGAGRTSLVERYQRLLDEPLLPSDLRADLAAAGSPELRTGAR; from the coding sequence ATGCTCGACGACGTGGTGACCGAGTACCTGAAACTCGGGTTGCGGTTCGGCCGGCTCGCGGACGGGTTCGTCGACTCCTGGTACGGCGACCCGGAACTGGCGCGCCGGGTGGACGCCGAGCCGAGGCCCGACGCGTCCGGGCTCGCCGCCCAGTCCGCCCGGCTGCTCGCCGCGCTCCCGGACAGCGGCCTGGCCGAGCCTCGGCGCCGGTTCCTGTCCGCGCAGCTCGCCGCGCTGAACTGCGCGGCGCGCCGGATGGCCGGAGAGGAGATCCCGTTCGGGGACGAGGTCCGGACGTACTTCGAGGTCGACATCGAACTCGGCGACCCCGGCCGCTACGCGGAGATCCACGAGGCGATCGGCGCGCTGCTGCCGGGCCCCGGGGACCTGTGCGCCCGCACCGCGGCGTTCTACGAGCGCAACGCCGTCCCCCCGGACCGGCTGGCACGGGCCGTTGAGGCGGTGTCCGGCGAGTTGCGCGCCATGACCCGCACGGTGTTCGGCCTGCCAGAGCAGGAGAGCGTCGAGTACGTGGTGGTGCGCGACAAGCCCTGGAACGCCTACAACCGCTACCTCGGCGGGTTCCGCTCGAGGGTGGAGCTCAACGCGGAGGCGGGCCGCACCATCGCCGCGCTGCCGCTGCTGGCGATCCACGAGTCCTACCCAGGGCACCACACCGAGCACTGCCGCAAGGAGGCCGGCCTCGTCGACGGCGCCGGGCACGGCGAGCACCTGATCTCGCTGGTCAACACCCCGCAGTGCCTCATGGCCGAGGGGACCGCCGAGATGGCCGACGCGGCGGTGCCGGGCCCGGGCTGGGGCCGCTGGACCGCCGACGTCCTCGCCGGCGCGGGCGTCCGGGTCGAGGGCGAGCTGGTGGAGGAGGTCCTGCGGCTGATCCGGCTGCTGATGCCCGCCCGCCAGGACGCGGCCGTCATGCTCCACGACCGCGGAGCCGACCCCGACGAGGTCACCGACTACCTGGAACGGTGGCTCCTGGTGCCCCCGGACCACGCCCGGCGGATGACGCGGTTCCTCACCGATCCGCTCTGGCGCGCCTACTCGGTGACGTACATCGAGGGCCCGCGGCTGGTGGGCGCGTGGCTCGACGCCGGCGCCGGCCGGACGTCCCTCGTCGAGCGGTACCAGAGGCTCCTCGACGAGCCGCTGCTGCCGTCCGACCTCCGCGCCGACCTGGCGGCCGCGGGCTCCCCGGAACTCAGAACAGGTGCTCGATGA
- a CDS encoding nucleotide disphospho-sugar-binding domain-containing protein encodes MRVMFCSHPGLGHFFPLVHLAWAFRTAGHEVIATIAGPTEGAAGSGVEIVDAAPGFSMEAVNKRLAREHPEFVRTVATKPAINLDEWGPGFAAINRPLIDGIMALTDDWGPDLVVYDQGTTAGLFAAARAGAPAVQRNVSAWRTRGMHEAAAAHLPDVCERYGVTISKPAVTIEEFPPSMLAGERPEGWFMRWLPHSGGSVVGDRLLQPPERRRVAVSMGTVELQMLGTGTMRTIIDAAAGVDAEFVLALGGVDIGSLGPLPDNVSSVGWIPLHHLLATCTAIVHHGGGGTALTAIDAGVPQLITPDPRDLFQHTTLEAVRKRGIGFVSEREDVDADLLTRLMTDEGVRAATAEVQREMATLPTPAETAQRIIEHLF; translated from the coding sequence ATGCGTGTGATGTTCTGCTCTCACCCAGGTCTCGGGCACTTCTTCCCGCTCGTCCACCTCGCCTGGGCGTTCCGCACGGCGGGCCACGAGGTGATCGCCACGATCGCGGGACCCACCGAAGGCGCGGCCGGCTCCGGTGTGGAGATCGTCGACGCCGCGCCCGGGTTCAGCATGGAGGCCGTCAACAAGCGGCTGGCCCGCGAGCACCCGGAGTTCGTCCGGACGGTCGCGACCAAACCGGCGATCAACCTCGACGAGTGGGGGCCCGGGTTCGCCGCGATCAACCGCCCGCTGATCGACGGGATCATGGCGCTGACCGACGACTGGGGCCCGGACCTGGTGGTCTACGACCAGGGCACCACCGCCGGCCTGTTCGCGGCGGCGCGCGCCGGGGCGCCCGCCGTCCAGCGGAACGTGAGCGCCTGGCGCACCAGGGGCATGCACGAGGCGGCCGCGGCCCACCTGCCCGACGTCTGCGAGCGGTACGGCGTGACCATCTCCAAGCCGGCCGTCACCATCGAGGAGTTCCCGCCCAGCATGCTCGCCGGGGAGCGGCCGGAGGGATGGTTCATGCGCTGGCTGCCGCACAGCGGCGGATCGGTCGTCGGGGACCGGCTGCTCCAGCCGCCCGAGCGGCGGCGCGTCGCCGTGAGCATGGGCACGGTCGAGCTGCAGATGCTGGGCACCGGGACCATGCGCACGATCATCGACGCGGCGGCCGGCGTCGACGCGGAGTTCGTGCTGGCGCTCGGCGGGGTCGACATCGGCTCGCTCGGCCCGCTGCCGGACAACGTCAGCTCCGTCGGCTGGATCCCGCTGCACCACCTGCTGGCCACGTGCACCGCCATCGTCCACCACGGCGGCGGCGGGACGGCCCTGACGGCGATCGACGCCGGCGTCCCGCAGCTCATCACGCCCGACCCCCGGGACCTGTTCCAGCACACGACCCTGGAGGCGGTGCGGAAGCGGGGCATCGGGTTCGTGAGCGAACGCGAGGACGTCGACGCCGACCTGCTCACCCGGCTGATGACCGACGAGGGCGTCCGCGCCGCGACGGCGGAGGTCCAGCGGGAGATGGCGACGCTGCCCACGCCCGCCGAGACCGCTCAGCGCATCATCGAGCACCTGTTCTGA